One window of the Pseudomonas knackmussii B13 genome contains the following:
- a CDS encoding DUF3275 family protein: MAATSAPTRSVLPIVVPGQLTLRTIRGKNGPFTVGRLTTPIGEFAVKDAELEQYPEGKYDGEFVIRYIFAKSYPVAGGARFEVRANLDGMTLNGIDKLSRDEARSFATQEVDPLDEEQGTQPAATPAKPAKTSRPAKPAPVLASADPLVDTTPFGVDAPTPAAAAAPGSTEDGDAALFGLLWPLGESVKLDSTIDRRTLRAQIVRLGELGYALDFKTQEWSRQAELQPA; the protein is encoded by the coding sequence ATGGCAGCCACATCGGCACCTACGAGATCAGTCCTGCCCATCGTCGTCCCGGGCCAGCTCACGTTGCGGACCATCCGCGGCAAGAACGGCCCGTTCACGGTCGGTCGTCTGACCACCCCCATCGGCGAGTTCGCCGTCAAGGACGCGGAGCTGGAGCAGTACCCCGAAGGCAAGTACGACGGGGAATTCGTCATTCGCTATATCTTCGCCAAGTCCTATCCGGTCGCGGGCGGCGCGCGGTTTGAAGTTCGCGCCAACCTCGACGGTATGACGCTCAACGGCATCGACAAACTGAGCCGTGACGAGGCCCGGAGCTTCGCCACCCAGGAGGTCGATCCCCTTGACGAAGAGCAAGGGACGCAGCCTGCGGCAACGCCGGCCAAACCTGCCAAAACATCCAGGCCCGCCAAGCCCGCACCCGTGCTGGCGTCTGCGGACCCGCTGGTCGATACCACGCCCTTCGGTGTGGATGCGCCGACACCCGCTGCGGCTGCTGCCCCCGGCAGCACCGAAGATGGCGACGCTGCACTGTTCGGCCTGCTGTGGCCGCTGGGAGAATCCGTAAAGCTGGATTCGACCATCGACCGCCGCACCCTGCGCGCGCAGATCGTTCGCCTGGGCGAACTTGGCTACGCGCTGGACTTCAAGACCCAGGAGTGGAGCCGCCAGGCCGAACTGCAACCTGCGTGA
- a CDS encoding phosphoadenosine phosphosulfate reductase family protein encodes MHDPFKITQPTCISFSGGRTSAYMLWRVLQTNGGLPADTEVCFANTGKEVEATLRFVRDCAEHWQVPIRWLEYVPMEPGFALIDFDRASRQGEPFEALIRKRQYLPNPVARGCTTSLKIRPMHRFLRHQGWTDWDQMIGIRADEQRRVSKIRARGHSTESTHETMCMPLADAGVTVRDVSAFWQAQPFDLDLLTVNGRTLEGNCDLCFLKPRGQRLALIKARPEAAVWWIRMESLNLASKPSGARFRADGPSYADLARFAADQGDLFDGAEEAIACFCGD; translated from the coding sequence ATGCACGACCCGTTCAAGATCACCCAGCCCACCTGCATCAGCTTCAGCGGCGGGCGCACGAGCGCCTACATGCTCTGGCGCGTGCTGCAGACCAATGGCGGCCTGCCTGCCGATACCGAGGTCTGCTTCGCCAACACGGGCAAGGAAGTCGAAGCGACCTTGCGCTTTGTGCGCGATTGCGCCGAGCACTGGCAGGTGCCGATCCGCTGGCTCGAATACGTGCCCATGGAACCGGGCTTCGCTCTGATCGACTTCGATCGGGCCAGCCGCCAGGGTGAGCCGTTCGAGGCGCTGATCCGCAAACGCCAGTACCTGCCCAATCCCGTTGCGCGGGGCTGCACGACCAGCCTGAAGATTCGCCCGATGCACCGCTTCCTGCGGCATCAGGGATGGACGGACTGGGACCAGATGATCGGCATCCGCGCCGACGAGCAGCGACGCGTCTCCAAGATTCGTGCGCGCGGCCACTCCACCGAATCGACCCACGAGACCATGTGCATGCCGCTGGCGGATGCCGGCGTCACCGTGCGCGACGTGAGCGCGTTCTGGCAGGCGCAGCCGTTCGACCTCGACCTGCTGACGGTGAACGGACGCACGCTCGAAGGCAACTGCGACCTGTGTTTCCTCAAGCCGCGTGGGCAGCGCCTGGCCCTTATCAAGGCCCGGCCCGAGGCCGCCGTGTGGTGGATTCGCATGGAATCCCTGAACCTCGCGAGCAAGCCCAGCGGCGCCCGGTTCCGCGCCGATGGCCCCAGCTATGCCGATCTGGCGCGCTTCGCTGCCGACCAGGGCGATCTGTTCGATGGCGCCGAGGAAGCCATTGCCTGCTTCTGCGGCGACTGA
- a CDS encoding DUF3085 domain-containing protein, producing the protein MSLRFKGADLRPVLTEAIANQCRAVLVKDQGVYILAERGERRPDGRQKLLAYAVGCDPDTDPFDDWWFLAQRELGGDDFAEYFDPKDGVFTRILHTADDLMLSATATHLSLEVVPPV; encoded by the coding sequence ATGTCACTGCGATTCAAGGGCGCCGACCTGCGCCCTGTGTTGACCGAAGCGATCGCCAACCAGTGCCGAGCCGTCCTCGTCAAGGACCAAGGCGTGTACATCCTCGCCGAGCGCGGGGAACGCCGCCCGGACGGACGCCAGAAGTTGCTGGCCTATGCAGTCGGCTGCGACCCGGATACCGATCCGTTCGATGACTGGTGGTTCCTCGCCCAACGCGAGCTGGGCGGCGACGACTTCGCCGAGTACTTCGACCCGAAGGACGGCGTATTCACCCGCATCTTGCACACAGCGGACGATCTGATGCTGTCGGCCACCGCCACCCACTTGTCGTTGGAGGTCGTGCCTCCCGTTTAA
- a CDS encoding DUF3577 domain-containing protein, whose product MNTTSNEKSYFDLHTSGIGYIQRAREVPVRGGRRAQPFLACTIAALVGSAKDPSYRYFDVKVSGAEAKKLVQRYIGVDDPKQRPLVRFRLGDLWGDAYIRDKGEHKGQAAASLKARLLKAEPLDRAELASIKQHELITRGIGYLSRPKDVTRKDGDPFLSCSVAALAGPVGEPEYRYFDTIVATPEAEHLVRRCVQAIEGDRKVLIAFRLNDMKIDPYIRTKGERAGEPGASLESTLVHIGLIKIDGTQVYPTSQAQAEAPQAEDAPAPEAEVAAEIAADQSAEPAEREPEGEAEEQEPELAASF is encoded by the coding sequence ATGAACACCACTTCCAACGAGAAATCATACTTCGACCTTCACACCTCGGGCATCGGCTACATCCAACGTGCCCGCGAAGTGCCTGTCCGGGGCGGCCGCCGTGCGCAGCCCTTCCTGGCATGCACCATCGCCGCACTGGTCGGTTCCGCCAAGGATCCCAGTTACCGCTACTTCGACGTCAAGGTCTCGGGTGCCGAGGCCAAGAAACTGGTCCAGCGCTACATCGGCGTTGACGATCCCAAGCAGCGCCCGCTGGTGCGCTTCCGCCTCGGCGACCTGTGGGGCGATGCGTACATCCGCGACAAGGGTGAGCACAAGGGCCAGGCCGCCGCGTCCCTCAAGGCGCGACTGCTCAAGGCCGAGCCGCTCGACCGGGCCGAACTGGCTTCGATCAAGCAGCACGAGCTGATCACCCGCGGCATCGGCTACCTCAGCCGTCCGAAGGACGTCACCCGCAAGGATGGCGATCCGTTCCTGTCGTGCAGCGTCGCGGCGCTGGCCGGGCCTGTCGGTGAACCGGAATATCGGTACTTCGACACCATCGTCGCTACCCCTGAAGCCGAGCACCTGGTTCGCCGGTGCGTGCAGGCCATCGAAGGGGACCGCAAGGTGCTGATCGCCTTCCGTCTGAACGACATGAAGATCGATCCGTACATCCGCACCAAAGGCGAGCGCGCCGGGGAACCGGGAGCGAGCCTTGAATCGACGCTGGTCCACATCGGTCTCATCAAGATCGACGGCACCCAGGTCTATCCGACGAGCCAGGCGCAAGCCGAGGCGCCGCAGGCCGAGGACGCACCCGCGCCCGAAGCCGAGGTTGCCGCCGAAATCGCTGCCGACCAATCTGCCGAACCCGCCGAGCGCGAGCCGGAAGGTGAAGCCGAGGAGCAGGAGCCGGAACTGGCTGCTTCGTTCTGA
- a CDS encoding XF1762 family protein has product MSLRVANGFVQDHHRHHRPVQGAKFALAVAPRGSDCICGVAIVGRPVARHLDDGWTLEVTRLCTDGAPNACSKLYGAAWKAAKALGYTRLITYTLPEEGGASLRAAGWRLVGTRGGGAWSRPSRPRADTPDHLRGPKCLWQASGGVDKGKRLGAD; this is encoded by the coding sequence GTGTCGCTACGGGTCGCTAATGGCTTTGTACAGGACCACCACCGCCACCACCGCCCGGTCCAAGGGGCGAAGTTCGCCCTGGCCGTTGCCCCGCGCGGCAGCGATTGCATCTGCGGTGTGGCCATCGTCGGTCGCCCGGTCGCGCGGCACTTGGACGACGGCTGGACCCTCGAAGTAACGAGGCTATGTACCGACGGTGCGCCGAACGCCTGCAGCAAGCTCTATGGCGCCGCTTGGAAGGCGGCCAAGGCCCTCGGCTACACGCGGCTGATCACCTATACCTTGCCCGAGGAAGGTGGTGCCAGCCTGCGCGCCGCCGGCTGGCGGCTGGTCGGCACGCGCGGCGGCGGCGCTTGGAGCCGTCCCAGCCGTCCCCGCGCCGACACCCCCGACCACCTGCGCGGCCCCAAGTGCCTGTGGCAGGCATCGGGCGGCGTGGACAAAGGGAAACGTCTGGGTGCCGATTGA